The Metabacillus litoralis genome contains a region encoding:
- a CDS encoding SDR family oxidoreductase, translating to MRHALITAGSKGLGKKVTEEFLQRGYSVTINYRKDIEAVEKLKNTYSHLSDRILFVQGDVTKKEDLTNMIDITIERFGRIDCLINNAGPYIFERKKLADYTDEEWYQMIEGNLSSVFHLFKKIIPIMRQQRYGRIITYGFQGAESSPGWLHRSAFSAAKVGLVSLTKSISIEEAEHGITANMICPGNIVGEMKEATIEQSRLMSDVESKTPIGRSGTGEDIARTVAFICDENSDMITGSIIEVTGGANVIHRFHI from the coding sequence GTGAGACATGCCCTTATTACCGCAGGATCTAAAGGGTTAGGAAAAAAAGTCACTGAAGAGTTTTTACAACGCGGGTATTCAGTAACAATTAATTATCGAAAAGACATAGAAGCGGTAGAAAAGCTTAAAAATACCTATTCACATCTATCGGATCGTATTCTTTTTGTTCAAGGTGATGTTACGAAAAAAGAAGATCTCACAAACATGATTGATATAACAATTGAACGGTTCGGTAGAATAGATTGTTTGATAAATAATGCTGGTCCATACATATTTGAAAGAAAGAAGCTAGCTGATTATACAGATGAAGAGTGGTATCAAATGATAGAGGGAAATTTAAGTTCAGTCTTTCATTTGTTCAAAAAGATTATTCCAATCATGAGGCAGCAAAGATACGGAAGAATTATTACATATGGCTTTCAAGGAGCCGAATCCTCTCCAGGTTGGCTTCACCGCTCTGCTTTTAGTGCTGCAAAGGTGGGGCTTGTATCATTAACAAAATCAATAAGTATTGAAGAAGCAGAACATGGAATTACCGCTAATATGATCTGTCCTGGAAACATTGTCGGAGAAATGAAAGAAGCAACGATTGAGCAGTCTAGATTAATGAGTGATGTTGAATCGAAAACACCAATTGGCCGTTCCGGTACAGGAGAAGATATTGCAAGAACTGTTGCCTTTATTTGTGATGAAAACTCGGACATGATCACAGGTTCCATAATTGAGGTTACTGGTGGAGCAAACGTAATACATCGGTTTCATATCTGA